In Hallerella succinigenes, the following are encoded in one genomic region:
- a CDS encoding nucleotide sugar dehydrogenase, whose protein sequence is MEFNTKILCIGAGYVGGPTMTVIADKCPDVKVTVVDINQARIDAWNSDNLPIFEPGLDEVVKRARGRNLFFSTDIPNAVREADIIFVSVNTPTKTFGRGAGKASDLQYWEKTAREILEVATNDKIIVEKSTLPVRTAAAMERILNSNDKGLHFEVLSNPEFLAEGTAIKDLFEPDRVLIGSHQTKSGFAALQKVVDIYAHWVPKDRILTTNLWSSELTKLTANAFLAQRISSINSISALCEKTGADVDEVAFVMGKDHRIGSKFLKASIGFGGSCFKKDILNLVYLCGYYGLPEVAAYWESVVKINEWQTHRVISSMLEHMFNTIAGKKIAVFGFAFKANTGDTRESPANLVVRDLLAEHAHPVVTDPKAIHDAKRDLADVLSQVEFEEDPYKAAEGAHAVVVCTEWKCFAELDWKRIYKGMAKPAFVYDGRNILDAAALREIGFDVANVGKGKAE, encoded by the coding sequence GTCCGGACGTGAAAGTGACTGTAGTCGATATCAATCAGGCTCGTATTGATGCTTGGAATAGCGACAACCTTCCGATTTTTGAACCGGGACTCGATGAAGTGGTGAAGCGTGCCCGAGGCCGCAACCTTTTCTTCAGCACGGATATTCCGAATGCCGTTCGTGAAGCGGACATCATCTTTGTGAGCGTCAATACCCCGACAAAGACTTTTGGCCGTGGTGCCGGAAAGGCTAGCGACTTGCAGTACTGGGAAAAGACCGCTCGTGAAATTCTCGAAGTGGCGACGAACGACAAAATTATCGTGGAAAAATCCACGCTCCCGGTTCGCACCGCGGCTGCGATGGAACGCATTTTGAATTCGAACGACAAGGGACTCCATTTCGAAGTCCTTTCGAATCCGGAATTCCTCGCCGAAGGAACGGCGATCAAAGATCTGTTTGAACCGGATCGCGTTTTGATTGGAAGCCACCAGACGAAGTCCGGCTTTGCCGCTCTGCAGAAGGTGGTCGATATTTATGCACACTGGGTGCCGAAGGATCGCATTCTGACGACGAACCTGTGGAGCTCGGAGCTCACGAAGCTCACAGCAAACGCTTTCCTCGCCCAGCGTATCAGCTCGATCAACTCGATCAGCGCCCTTTGCGAAAAGACCGGTGCTGACGTGGATGAAGTCGCCTTTGTGATGGGCAAGGACCACCGTATCGGGTCGAAGTTCCTCAAGGCTTCGATCGGCTTTGGCGGTAGTTGCTTCAAGAAGGACATTCTGAATCTCGTTTACCTTTGCGGCTATTACGGACTTCCGGAAGTTGCCGCTTATTGGGAAAGCGTTGTCAAGATCAACGAATGGCAGACGCACCGTGTCATAAGCAGTATGCTTGAACACATGTTCAACACAATTGCCGGCAAGAAGATTGCGGTTTTTGGCTTTGCATTTAAGGCGAATACAGGTGATACCCGTGAAAGCCCTGCGAACCTCGTGGTACGTGATTTGCTTGCCGAACACGCCCATCCGGTGGTGACGGACCCGAAGGCAATCCACGATGCCAAGCGCGATTTGGCCGATGTCCTCTCCCAGGTTGAATTTGAAGAAGACCCTTACAAGGCCGCAGAAGGCGCTCATGCCGTGGTCGTTTGCACGGAATGGAAGTGCTTTGCGGAACTTGATTGGAAACGCATTTACAAGGGCATGGCTAAGCCTGCTTTCGTGTATGACGGGCGAAATATTTTGGATGCGGCCGCTCTGCGTGAAATCGGATTCGATGTTGCAAATGTCGGTAAGGGAAAGGCGGAATAA
- a CDS encoding oligosaccharide biosynthesis protein Alg14 yields MNPDARKDKKKILAVASIGGHWVQLLRITAGLSSDYEVSYVSSNPKWAESVSGKFYSICEFSRWDAWKMFFCIPYVLMILLKEKPYVALSTGAAPGLLVLLLAKYVFRKKTVWVDSIANVAKLSACGRYAVKLGIDKVYTQWEHLAVGKVKFAGNVLGKLGNVE; encoded by the coding sequence ATGAACCCGGATGCTCGTAAAGACAAAAAAAAAATTTTAGCGGTCGCTTCGATTGGCGGCCACTGGGTACAGTTGTTGCGCATCACTGCGGGACTTTCGTCTGATTACGAAGTCAGCTATGTCAGTTCCAATCCGAAATGGGCAGAATCTGTCTCGGGAAAGTTCTACTCGATTTGTGAATTTTCTCGTTGGGATGCTTGGAAAATGTTTTTCTGCATTCCCTATGTGCTGATGATTCTGCTGAAGGAAAAACCTTATGTTGCCCTTTCGACGGGTGCAGCCCCTGGTCTTCTGGTCCTGCTTTTGGCGAAATATGTTTTTCGCAAGAAGACGGTTTGGGTGGACTCGATTGCCAACGTAGCGAAGCTTAGCGCTTGTGGAAGATATGCTGTAAAATTAGGCATTGATAAAGTTTATACCCAGTGGGAACACTTAGCTGTGGGCAAAGTGAAGTTCGCAGGGAACGTCCTTGGCAAGTTGGGAAACGTTGAATGA